A region of Streptomyces sp. R44 DNA encodes the following proteins:
- a CDS encoding 2'-5' RNA ligase family protein, translating to MADDSSSAFQAGQTGLIVRIPEAEPSVRGWRERFDPSAEAGVPAHVTVLFPFLDESRIDVRVESALADLLGRHQAFDLRFERCGRLPAVLYLAPEPDTRLRQLTEAIADRWPEAPPYGGRFAEIVPHLTIAQGQEDAVLEEIEADLAGRLPFTCRVASVELIVHDGTKWQERASFALGE from the coding sequence ATGGCAGATGACAGCAGCAGTGCGTTTCAGGCGGGCCAGACGGGGCTCATCGTCCGCATCCCAGAGGCTGAGCCGTCCGTCCGTGGGTGGCGTGAACGGTTCGATCCCTCAGCCGAGGCCGGCGTTCCGGCCCATGTCACCGTGCTCTTCCCGTTCCTCGACGAGAGCCGGATCGATGTGCGCGTCGAGTCCGCTCTCGCTGACCTGCTTGGCCGCCATCAGGCCTTCGACCTGCGGTTCGAGAGATGCGGACGACTCCCCGCAGTGCTGTATCTCGCCCCCGAGCCCGACACGCGGCTGCGGCAGCTCACGGAGGCGATCGCTGATCGTTGGCCTGAGGCTCCGCCGTATGGCGGTCGGTTCGCCGAGATCGTGCCGCACCTGACCATCGCCCAAGGTCAGGAAGACGCCGTCCTGGAGGAGATCGAGGCCGACCTCGCCGGCAGGCTCCCGTTCACGTGTCGCGTCGCATCGGTTGAACTCATCGTGCACGACGGCACGAAGTGGCAGGAACGGGCGTCGTTCGCACTCGGTGAATGA
- a CDS encoding glyoxalase, protein METTASTTAHTSLASVTLEVADLEAARRFYSAFGVDTYIHLRESEAHSSGFRGFTLALTVSGPATVDSFVGAAVQGGATVLKPAAKSLWGYGGVVQAPDGTIWKIATSAKKDTGPATREIDEVVLLIGVEDVKATKEFYVGRGLTVAKSFGGKYAEFAPGQSSPVKLALYKRRALAKDLGVGADGTGSHRVVLGSTAHAFTDLDGFAWEAAAPLAPTAS, encoded by the coding sequence ATGGAAACCACCGCTTCCACCACAGCCCACACGTCCCTCGCGTCCGTCACCCTTGAGGTGGCCGACCTGGAGGCCGCTCGCCGCTTCTACAGCGCCTTCGGCGTGGACACGTACATACACCTGCGGGAGTCCGAGGCGCACTCCAGCGGATTCCGCGGTTTCACCCTTGCGCTCACGGTGTCCGGTCCGGCGACCGTCGACAGCTTCGTCGGCGCTGCCGTTCAGGGCGGCGCCACCGTGCTGAAGCCCGCCGCGAAGTCGCTGTGGGGGTACGGCGGCGTCGTGCAGGCCCCGGACGGGACGATCTGGAAGATCGCGACCTCGGCGAAGAAGGACACCGGGCCCGCCACCCGTGAGATCGACGAGGTCGTCCTGCTGATCGGCGTCGAGGACGTGAAGGCCACCAAGGAGTTCTACGTGGGCCGGGGCCTGACCGTGGCCAAGAGCTTCGGCGGCAAGTACGCCGAGTTCGCTCCCGGTCAGTCCAGCCCCGTCAAGCTCGCGCTGTACAAGCGCCGTGCGCTGGCCAAGGACCTCGGCGTCGGCGCCGACGGCACCGGCTCGCACCGCGTCGTCCTCGGCAGCACCGCCCACGCCTTCACCGACCTGGACGGGTTCGCCTGGGAGGCGGCCGCGCCGCTCGCCCCCACGGCGTCCTGA
- a CDS encoding YdeI/OmpD-associated family protein yields the protein MKFWSQVEPPEPMRGLEVPPEVVAALGGGARPPVKITVNGHSWKSRVAILRGRHLLGLSNANRQAAEVEIGEKVEVELELDTEPRVVVEPPDFARALDDDPVARAAYDNLTYSRKHEHVRAIESAKKPETRRRRIEKAIATLRG from the coding sequence ATGAAGTTTTGGTCCCAGGTCGAGCCGCCCGAGCCCATGCGGGGCTTGGAAGTTCCGCCCGAGGTGGTAGCCGCGCTCGGCGGGGGCGCGCGGCCGCCGGTGAAGATCACGGTCAACGGGCATTCCTGGAAGAGCCGGGTCGCCATCCTGCGCGGCCGTCACCTGCTCGGCCTCAGCAACGCCAACCGGCAGGCCGCGGAGGTCGAGATCGGCGAGAAGGTCGAGGTCGAGCTGGAGCTCGACACCGAGCCGCGCGTCGTCGTCGAGCCCCCGGACTTCGCCCGGGCCCTGGACGACGACCCCGTCGCCCGCGCCGCCTACGACAACCTGACGTACAGCCGTAAGCACGAGCACGTGCGCGCCATCGAGAGCGCGAAGAAGCCCGAGACGCGCCGACGGCGCATCGAGAAGGCCATCGCCACCCTGCGGGGCTGA
- a CDS encoding SDR family NAD(P)-dependent oxidoreductase: MKRTSNQQTRPRTWLITGATSGIGRELTLQALENGDAVSALARDTSSLDELATAHGERLLLVRADVRDEQAVRDAVERTLARFGRIDVVANNAGYGLFGAVEEASDTQVRAVFDTNVFGVLNVLRATLPALRAQRSGHILQGSSVYGQSAHPGVGLLAATKHAVEGLSDALAAEVAPLGINVTIIEPGLTATPFLANLDVAAGLADYDQSVRTVQKDIAELPASTFSAAARIAAGIRTAVDSPTPPRRLALGTSSATGMRAAWEARIADLDDWEHVTNGVDR; this comes from the coding sequence ATGAAGAGAACTTCCAACCAGCAGACCCGTCCGCGCACTTGGCTGATCACCGGCGCGACGTCCGGCATCGGCCGCGAACTGACGCTCCAGGCGCTGGAGAACGGCGACGCCGTCTCAGCGCTCGCCCGCGACACCTCCTCCCTGGATGAACTGGCCACAGCGCACGGTGAGCGCCTGCTTCTCGTCCGCGCGGACGTACGTGACGAGCAAGCCGTCCGGGACGCGGTGGAGCGCACTCTCGCACGCTTCGGCCGCATCGACGTGGTGGCCAACAACGCGGGATACGGACTCTTCGGAGCCGTCGAGGAGGCCTCCGACACGCAGGTCCGCGCCGTGTTCGACACCAACGTCTTCGGAGTGCTCAACGTGCTCCGCGCAACGCTGCCCGCACTCCGCGCACAGCGGTCCGGGCACATCCTCCAGGGCTCGTCCGTCTACGGGCAGTCCGCCCATCCCGGCGTGGGCCTGCTGGCGGCCACCAAGCACGCCGTCGAGGGACTGTCGGACGCACTGGCGGCCGAGGTCGCACCGCTCGGCATCAACGTCACGATCATCGAGCCCGGGCTGACCGCGACTCCCTTCCTGGCCAACCTCGACGTCGCAGCCGGCCTGGCCGACTACGACCAGAGCGTACGAACGGTCCAGAAGGACATCGCAGAGCTCCCGGCGTCCACATTCTCCGCCGCGGCGCGCATCGCCGCAGGCATCAGGACCGCGGTCGACAGCCCCACCCCTCCGCGGCGTCTGGCCCTCGGCACCTCCAGCGCCACGGGCATGCGCGCCGCGTGGGAGGCTCGCATCGCAGACCTGGACGACTGGGAGCATGTGACCAACGGCGTCGACAGATAG
- a CDS encoding alpha/beta fold hydrolase, which yields MSPEERHALVLGASGFIGRHVVLALGRAGVRVSAAARSHESHQRLAQWLAGRGHDQAPADLRVDFATAALIDGDCDDITEIYNCAGAFRFGMSVDEARHANVDSVRAVVEFAARLPNLRRLVQVSGYRVGGQDPSPWSEEHRRETYRALGAYEASRAEADAVFQDSAARSGVPWSIVNPASVIGDSATGESDQYLGLASTMKDLWQGSLPALPGDGRTFVPVVAADHLARFMTLLPTDAATEHTAYWVLDDDTPALPDLLTLVAEHYGVRAPRTRIPVSLLKRLPRRLTQSDPETLTFLSADRYPTASADALAARHGLTMPDTLTTIRRWADHMAAHRFGDAPAGDRRFTTTGGVRTFELGGEGAPSVVLPGLPVNADTWAPVVTALDDARAVDLPGLGMSSGRRDDWASWSSALVTETGARHLVGHSIGAAAAVEAASAHPDAVDRLTLVSPFFLQAAPPRSATWTPLTRRLLRRITPSTLAKRLTGTPDHAYALESAVADLRRGTVAATTARLLAATTSSAWRADLRDKLRQYPGRVHIVIGSGDPLTPDGQSLLDALPHATVTVIDGAGHHPQLTHPHDLAQAIREQTAPPSPREDGSVTALHEPQASR from the coding sequence ATGAGCCCGGAGGAACGGCACGCACTGGTGCTGGGCGCGAGCGGTTTCATCGGGCGCCACGTGGTGCTCGCGCTCGGCCGGGCCGGCGTACGAGTGAGTGCGGCCGCGCGGAGCCACGAGTCCCACCAGCGGCTCGCCCAGTGGCTGGCCGGGCGCGGGCACGACCAGGCCCCGGCAGACCTGCGGGTGGACTTCGCCACGGCGGCACTGATCGACGGCGATTGCGACGACATCACCGAGATCTACAACTGCGCCGGTGCCTTCCGGTTCGGGATGTCGGTGGACGAGGCACGTCACGCGAACGTCGACAGCGTGCGCGCGGTCGTCGAGTTCGCGGCGCGGCTGCCGAACCTGCGCCGCCTGGTCCAGGTCTCCGGGTACCGCGTGGGCGGGCAGGACCCCTCGCCCTGGAGCGAGGAACACCGACGTGAGACCTACCGGGCGCTGGGCGCCTACGAGGCGTCCAGAGCAGAGGCGGACGCCGTTTTCCAGGACTCGGCAGCACGGTCGGGCGTGCCGTGGTCCATCGTCAACCCGGCCAGCGTCATCGGCGACAGCGCCACCGGGGAATCCGACCAGTACCTCGGGCTCGCCTCGACCATGAAGGACCTCTGGCAGGGATCGCTCCCCGCTCTCCCGGGCGATGGAAGGACGTTCGTTCCCGTCGTCGCGGCCGACCACCTCGCGCGGTTCATGACCCTGCTGCCGACGGACGCGGCCACCGAGCACACCGCTTACTGGGTCCTGGACGACGACACGCCCGCGCTGCCCGACCTGCTGACGCTCGTGGCCGAGCACTACGGCGTCCGGGCGCCGCGGACGCGGATTCCGGTGTCCCTGCTCAAGCGGCTTCCCCGCAGGCTCACGCAGTCCGATCCGGAGACCCTGACGTTCCTGTCGGCCGACCGCTACCCGACCGCTTCGGCCGATGCCTTGGCCGCCCGGCACGGGCTGACGATGCCGGACACCCTCACGACGATCCGTCGCTGGGCCGACCACATGGCAGCCCACCGTTTCGGCGACGCCCCGGCAGGTGACAGGCGGTTCACCACCACGGGCGGAGTGCGGACCTTCGAACTGGGTGGGGAGGGCGCGCCTTCGGTGGTGCTGCCCGGCCTGCCGGTCAACGCCGACACCTGGGCGCCGGTCGTCACAGCCCTCGACGACGCCCGTGCTGTCGACCTCCCGGGCCTCGGCATGAGCAGCGGGCGTCGCGACGACTGGGCATCCTGGTCGAGCGCGCTGGTGACGGAGACGGGTGCCCGTCACCTGGTGGGCCACTCCATCGGCGCCGCGGCCGCCGTCGAGGCCGCGTCCGCCCACCCCGACGCGGTGGACCGGCTCACGCTCGTATCACCGTTCTTCCTCCAGGCTGCCCCGCCCCGCAGCGCGACATGGACGCCTCTGACCCGCCGCCTCCTGCGCCGGATCACTCCCAGCACGTTGGCCAAGCGGCTGACCGGCACCCCCGACCACGCGTACGCGCTCGAATCGGCCGTCGCAGATCTTCGCCGCGGCACCGTCGCGGCCACCACCGCCCGGCTCCTGGCCGCCACCACGAGCTCGGCGTGGCGTGCGGACCTCCGGGACAAGCTGCGGCAGTACCCAGGGCGCGTCCACATCGTCATCGGCTCCGGCGATCCCCTCACCCCTGACGGGCAGTCCCTGCTGGACGCACTCCCCCACGCCACCGTGACAGTGATCGACGGCGCGGGGCACCACCCCCAGCTCACACACCCGCACGACCTCGCTCAGGCCATCCGCGAACAGACCGCGCCCCCGAGCCCCCGGGAAGACGGGAGCGTCACGGCCCTGCACGAACCGCAGGCCAGTCGGTGA
- a CDS encoding MurR/RpiR family transcriptional regulator, translating to MASGQQARAQAAAITPGRRSSEAEADAASPAERVRALFGGHRLSPAQRRIAQFLTDHLTEAAFLSITELAERVGVSQPSVTRFASSLGFSGYPGLREALQPIALSAVAGAPGEGEERHRNELQSAIDAEIENLTSLRRSLADPDRIVGIGRELARSVPLTVVGLRISVSLAEYFAYAARRIHPDVRVVTRGGSVAFDGLLQAREAGGTWVLAFAMPRHAKETLAVVRAARGVGLRVALITDLALGPLADEADEVFSAGTGSRLVFDSYAAPGVLSAGILQAMADADPERTQTRLEKYEHAAEQHDFFLDD from the coding sequence GTGGCATCCGGGCAGCAGGCGCGCGCACAGGCGGCCGCGATCACGCCGGGCAGGCGCTCGTCCGAGGCGGAGGCGGACGCGGCCTCTCCGGCGGAGCGGGTGCGGGCGCTCTTCGGCGGGCACCGGCTGTCTCCCGCGCAGCGGCGTATCGCGCAGTTCCTGACCGATCACCTCACCGAGGCGGCGTTCCTGTCCATCACCGAGCTCGCGGAGCGGGTGGGGGTCAGCCAGCCGTCCGTGACCCGGTTCGCCTCGTCGCTGGGATTCAGCGGCTACCCCGGGCTCCGGGAGGCGCTGCAGCCCATCGCGCTCAGCGCGGTCGCCGGTGCGCCCGGCGAGGGGGAGGAGCGGCACCGCAACGAGCTGCAGTCGGCGATCGACGCCGAGATCGAGAACCTGACGTCCCTGCGGCGCTCCCTGGCCGACCCCGACCGGATCGTCGGCATCGGCCGCGAGCTGGCCCGCTCCGTCCCCCTGACGGTCGTCGGCCTGCGGATCTCGGTCTCCCTCGCCGAGTACTTCGCGTACGCGGCGCGCCGCATCCACCCCGATGTCCGGGTGGTGACGCGGGGTGGCAGCGTCGCGTTCGACGGACTGCTCCAGGCGCGCGAGGCGGGCGGCACGTGGGTGCTGGCCTTCGCGATGCCGCGCCACGCCAAGGAGACCCTCGCCGTCGTCCGTGCCGCCCGCGGGGTCGGACTGCGCGTCGCGCTGATCACGGACCTCGCGCTCGGACCGCTGGCCGACGAGGCTGATGAGGTGTTCAGCGCGGGCACGGGCTCGCGGCTCGTCTTCGACTCGTACGCGGCGCCGGGGGTGCTGTCCGCGGGCATCCTCCAGGCCATGGCGGACGCGGACCCGGAGCGTACGCAGACTCGGCTCGAGAAGTACGAGCACGCGGCGGAGCAGCACGACTTCTTCCTGGACGACTGA
- a CDS encoding CGNR zinc finger domain-containing protein yields MSSATAGSPKLSPGTVPPTVETVLAFVNTRADGSGRRELFEDGDSFAAWLAEREEFAGETVVTDADAAVARELRDALVTVLLAHSGDEETLGEPLRRAERHLRRVGSLYPLATVVTADGVELASPQAGVPRVFGTVLAAVTTFAQSSDWGRVKACRNPPCHLGFFDRTRNGGGLYCSTGCGSQVSMRKHRQRQRQGSGAPSEG; encoded by the coding sequence ATGAGCAGTGCGACAGCCGGATCTCCCAAACTCAGCCCGGGCACCGTCCCGCCGACGGTGGAGACCGTCCTCGCGTTCGTGAACACACGCGCGGACGGATCGGGGCGCCGGGAGTTGTTCGAAGACGGGGACTCGTTCGCTGCATGGCTGGCGGAGCGCGAGGAGTTCGCCGGCGAAACCGTGGTGACCGACGCTGACGCGGCGGTCGCGCGCGAGCTGCGTGACGCCCTCGTGACCGTGCTGCTCGCGCACTCGGGCGACGAGGAGACTCTGGGTGAGCCGCTGCGGCGTGCCGAACGGCACCTGCGGCGCGTGGGCTCGCTCTACCCGCTGGCGACGGTGGTCACGGCCGACGGGGTCGAGCTGGCGTCACCGCAGGCGGGCGTGCCGCGCGTGTTCGGAACCGTACTGGCCGCGGTGACGACGTTCGCGCAGAGCAGCGACTGGGGGCGCGTCAAGGCGTGCCGCAACCCGCCGTGCCACCTCGGATTCTTCGACCGCACCCGCAATGGGGGAGGGCTGTACTGCAGCACTGGCTGCGGCTCTCAGGTGTCGATGCGCAAACACCGCCAGCGGCAGCGCCAGGGCAGTGGAGCGCCGTCCGAGGGGTGA
- a CDS encoding TetR/AcrR family transcriptional regulator produces the protein MSIESHPGKPGTASTDAQSNSHPGKPRAARTDAQRNRERILEVAAQVVAEQGTPASLRDIARRADVGLGTLYRHFANRDALLEALLHQRFTHLAERADALAAAASPERALTEWLYEFTVGAGAYQGLPATLMATLNDPQSPLHGSCLTMRQAGGRLLQAAQESGRIRPDVAPIDLFALANALSWIADQAPTLTERREHLFRLVVDGLRPRSEQG, from the coding sequence ATGTCCATCGAGTCCCACCCCGGCAAGCCAGGTACGGCAAGCACCGACGCACAGAGCAACTCCCACCCCGGCAAGCCGCGTGCGGCACGCACCGACGCGCAGCGCAACCGTGAACGCATCCTGGAAGTGGCAGCGCAGGTCGTCGCTGAGCAGGGAACCCCGGCCTCCCTGCGGGACATCGCCCGGCGCGCCGACGTCGGCCTCGGCACGCTCTACCGGCACTTCGCGAACCGGGACGCCCTGCTGGAAGCCCTGCTGCACCAGCGCTTCACGCACCTTGCCGAACGGGCGGACGCACTGGCCGCGGCCGCCTCACCCGAGCGGGCACTGACGGAGTGGCTGTACGAGTTCACCGTCGGCGCCGGCGCCTACCAGGGCCTGCCGGCAACGCTGATGGCCACGCTGAACGACCCGCAATCACCCCTGCACGGCAGCTGTCTGACCATGCGTCAGGCCGGTGGCCGCTTGCTGCAGGCGGCCCAGGAATCAGGAAGGATCCGGCCGGACGTGGCCCCCATCGACCTGTTCGCACTGGCCAACGCCCTCAGCTGGATCGCCGACCAGGCCCCCACCCTCACGGAGCGCCGGGAGCACCTCTTCCGCCTGGTGGTGGACGGGTTGAGGCCGCGGTCCGAACAGGGCTGA
- a CDS encoding DoxX family protein, giving the protein MSKRLMTGVYWFLAFEFALGAVTKYWPGDTVFSSAYSVKFVDWGYPSWMRFVVGALEGVAAVLLVLPDRRARFLGATTLMFVLTGAATTHIVHHDPAGQSWAAPTHLLIMGILALANWPADWRDLLRAPAAPTA; this is encoded by the coding sequence ATGTCGAAGCGGCTGATGACCGGTGTGTACTGGTTCCTGGCCTTCGAGTTCGCACTGGGTGCCGTGACCAAGTACTGGCCGGGCGACACGGTATTCAGCTCGGCGTACTCCGTGAAGTTCGTCGATTGGGGTTACCCGTCCTGGATGCGCTTCGTGGTCGGCGCCCTGGAAGGTGTCGCCGCCGTGCTGCTCGTGCTACCCGACCGGAGAGCACGCTTCCTGGGCGCCACGACGCTGATGTTCGTGCTCACGGGCGCGGCCACCACGCACATCGTCCACCACGATCCGGCGGGTCAGAGCTGGGCCGCGCCGACCCACCTCCTCATCATGGGCATCCTCGCGCTCGCCAATTGGCCTGCCGACTGGCGAGACCTCCTGCGGGCTCCTGCCGCGCCGACAGCCTGA
- a CDS encoding phosphatidate cytidylyltransferase, producing the protein MTTVPGLVPYLGGALAIGGLAVAATRRRELMVRWCVWALGVPLVTGAFWLGAPGIAVLAAVVGVVAVVEFGGLLQSGPLDRTVLGAAVVGLVLTAWLAPGEMLRAAGVGALAIAGVPLLSGDAEHGLRRLGAGLLGLVWLGVLAGLVPLGAMGLVLFVAVSIADIVAYAAGRRLGGPRLSALSPAKRWSGTLAGAAAGLLALAVLSSLTWQTAVAVAVGGPLGDLLESMVKRGARAKDAGRWLPGSGGLLDRVDSLLVALAVLLVLG; encoded by the coding sequence GTGACGACGGTACCCGGTCTCGTCCCGTACCTCGGCGGGGCACTGGCGATCGGCGGGCTCGCGGTCGCGGCGACCCGGCGGCGTGAGCTGATGGTCCGCTGGTGCGTGTGGGCGCTCGGCGTCCCCCTGGTCACGGGCGCGTTCTGGCTCGGGGCGCCAGGGATCGCGGTGCTCGCAGCCGTGGTCGGGGTGGTCGCGGTGGTGGAGTTCGGCGGGCTGCTGCAGTCGGGCCCGCTGGACCGGACGGTGCTCGGTGCAGCGGTCGTCGGGCTCGTGCTGACCGCCTGGCTGGCCCCGGGGGAGATGCTTCGGGCCGCGGGGGTCGGGGCGCTCGCGATCGCCGGGGTGCCCCTGCTGTCGGGCGACGCCGAGCACGGGCTCCGCCGCCTGGGGGCCGGACTCCTCGGGCTCGTGTGGCTGGGCGTCCTGGCAGGCCTCGTCCCCTTGGGTGCGATGGGCCTCGTCCTGTTCGTGGCCGTGTCGATCGCCGACATCGTGGCGTACGCGGCTGGTCGCCGTCTCGGCGGCCCCCGGCTCTCCGCGCTGTCGCCCGCCAAACGGTGGAGCGGCACGCTGGCCGGGGCGGCCGCCGGTCTCCTGGCGCTCGCCGTGCTGTCGTCCCTGACGTGGCAGACGGCGGTGGCCGTGGCGGTCGGCGGGCCGCTCGGGGACCTGCTGGAGTCGATGGTCAAGCGGGGCGCCCGTGCGAAGGACGCCGGCCGTTGGCTTCCCGGCTCCGGCGGTCTGCTGGACCGCGTCGACTCCCTCCTCGTGGCCCTGGCGGTGCTGCTGGTGCTGGGGTAG
- a CDS encoding aminotransferase class I/II-fold pyridoxal phosphate-dependent enzyme, translating to MDHAIQLRAATPSDHDWIHELRHRVYAEELGQHPVHPSGRLSDGLDGDNVYLVATRGETRIGFVSLTPPWVGRYSLDKYLTREELPVLTEEAPFEIRVLTVEERWRSTVAAPLLMYAALRWVAARGGREVVAMGRTELLDMYLAAGLRPVGRTIHSGAVSFEVLSGSVTELTRTVRDRHGRTLERLRTGLDWRLDVPFAPRADGCEHGGAFFSAIGTDFRTLARRHEVVGADVLDAWFPPSPGVRAVLSEDPGWAARTSPPTGAEGLLAEIARVRGLPADSLVVGAGSSDLIFRAFGRWLTPESRVLLLDPSYGEYAHVTERVIGCQVDRLRLRREDGWLLDPARLAAATASGRYDLVVVVNPNNPTGRHAPADALRAVIEASPARTRWWIDEAYLGYADPAESLAGLASVDPRVVVCTSLSKMYALSGMRAAYLVADPDTAGELRRWTPPWPVSLPAQLAAVAALRDPGYYAERWAHTAVLRRELAAGLSELDGFSSVDESVANFLTVTLPPGGPSAARLVRECRRHDVYLRDLSPMSPAYEGRTVRIAVRDTAENARIVAACRSALDVLRAETTVATPVRAAASVPAAGASR from the coding sequence ATGGACCACGCCATACAGCTGCGCGCAGCCACGCCCAGTGATCACGACTGGATCCACGAGCTGCGGCATCGGGTGTACGCGGAAGAGCTCGGCCAGCATCCGGTGCATCCGTCCGGGCGATTGAGCGACGGACTCGACGGCGACAACGTGTATCTCGTGGCCACGCGCGGCGAGACGCGGATCGGCTTCGTCAGCCTCACCCCGCCGTGGGTCGGCCGCTACTCCCTCGACAAGTACCTGACGCGCGAGGAGCTGCCGGTCCTGACCGAGGAGGCTCCGTTCGAGATCCGTGTTCTGACCGTCGAGGAGCGCTGGCGGTCCACCGTGGCGGCGCCGCTCCTCATGTACGCGGCGCTGCGCTGGGTTGCGGCGCGGGGCGGCCGCGAAGTGGTGGCGATGGGGCGCACCGAACTGCTGGACATGTACCTCGCCGCAGGGTTGCGGCCGGTCGGGCGGACGATCCACTCGGGCGCGGTGTCGTTCGAAGTCCTCAGCGGCTCCGTGACCGAGCTGACGAGGACGGTCCGGGACCGTCATGGCCGGACCCTGGAGCGGCTGCGGACAGGCCTCGACTGGCGGCTCGACGTGCCCTTCGCACCGCGCGCGGACGGCTGCGAGCACGGCGGTGCCTTCTTCTCCGCGATCGGTACGGACTTCCGGACGCTGGCCCGCCGGCACGAGGTGGTCGGGGCCGATGTGCTGGACGCCTGGTTCCCGCCCTCCCCAGGGGTCCGCGCGGTCCTGTCGGAGGACCCCGGGTGGGCGGCCCGGACCTCGCCGCCGACGGGCGCGGAGGGGCTGCTCGCGGAGATCGCCCGCGTCCGTGGGCTGCCGGCGGACTCGCTCGTCGTCGGGGCGGGTTCGTCCGATCTGATCTTCCGGGCATTCGGTCGGTGGCTGACGCCCGAGAGCCGGGTACTGCTCCTGGATCCGAGCTACGGCGAGTACGCCCATGTCACCGAGCGGGTGATCGGCTGCCAGGTGGACCGGCTCAGGCTGCGCCGGGAGGACGGCTGGCTGCTCGATCCGGCCCGGCTCGCCGCCGCGACCGCGAGCGGGCGGTACGACCTCGTGGTGGTGGTCAACCCGAACAACCCGACCGGCCGCCACGCTCCCGCCGACGCGCTGCGCGCGGTGATCGAGGCCTCTCCCGCGCGGACCCGGTGGTGGATCGACGAGGCGTATCTGGGCTATGCCGATCCGGCGGAGTCACTGGCCGGGCTCGCCTCGGTCGATCCCCGGGTCGTGGTGTGCACGTCGCTTTCGAAGATGTACGCGCTGTCGGGAATGCGGGCCGCGTATCTGGTGGCCGACCCGGACACGGCCGGGGAGCTGCGCCGCTGGACGCCGCCGTGGCCCGTGAGCCTGCCGGCCCAGCTGGCCGCCGTGGCGGCGCTGCGCGACCCCGGGTACTACGCGGAACGCTGGGCGCACACCGCGGTGCTGCGGCGGGAGCTCGCCGCCGGACTCTCGGAGCTCGACGGCTTCTCCTCGGTCGACGAGTCGGTGGCGAACTTCCTCACCGTGACCCTGCCACCGGGTGGACCGAGCGCGGCCCGGCTGGTGCGTGAGTGCCGGCGCCACGACGTCTACCTGCGCGACCTGTCGCCGATGTCACCGGCGTACGAGGGGAGGACCGTCCGGATCGCCGTCCGCGACACGGCGGAGAACGCTCGGATCGTGGCGGCCTGCCGCAGCGCCCTGGACGTGCTGCGCGCGGAGACGACGGTGGCCACGCCGGTCAGGGCCGCGGCTTCTGTGCCGGCCGCCGGGGCCTCCCGGTGA
- a CDS encoding NADP-dependent oxidoreductase, with the protein MQTATMRAVRLHAFGEPEQLVYEEVPRPEPGPGEVLVRVHAAGVNPPDWYARRGFENVPAALRPNWTPPLILGSDISGVVAALGPGVTEWRPGDEVFGLVNFPGRASGYAEYVVSPAAHLAPKPATLEHTQAAAVPMAALTAHQYVFTQLRGHIDSTVLVNGAAGGVGHFLTQLVRVAGAKQVIGVASGRHEEFLLGLGVDRFVDYTRTPAEETVRDVDLLIDTVGGPDAHRLLPTVRRGGRITPVFLGDYRPERAAELGISIEAIRQVRSSGSDLAELATLIDAGKVRVAIDSVFPLEDAAAAHTRAERGHLQGKIVLNVESHGRSGQ; encoded by the coding sequence ATGCAAACGGCAACGATGCGAGCTGTCCGACTGCACGCCTTCGGCGAGCCGGAGCAGCTGGTCTACGAGGAGGTGCCCCGGCCCGAACCCGGACCGGGTGAGGTTCTGGTACGGGTCCACGCGGCGGGCGTCAACCCGCCGGACTGGTACGCGCGGCGCGGCTTCGAGAACGTCCCGGCCGCGCTCCGGCCGAACTGGACGCCGCCGCTCATCCTGGGGAGCGACATCTCGGGCGTGGTCGCGGCCCTCGGCCCCGGTGTCACCGAGTGGCGGCCCGGCGACGAGGTCTTCGGCCTGGTCAACTTCCCGGGCCGCGCGTCCGGGTACGCCGAGTACGTGGTCTCACCCGCCGCCCACCTGGCCCCCAAGCCCGCAACCCTCGAGCACACGCAGGCCGCCGCCGTACCGATGGCCGCACTCACGGCCCACCAGTACGTCTTCACCCAACTGCGCGGCCACATCGACTCCACCGTCCTGGTCAACGGAGCTGCGGGCGGAGTCGGCCACTTCCTCACGCAACTGGTCCGGGTGGCCGGCGCGAAGCAGGTGATCGGCGTCGCCTCCGGCCGGCACGAGGAGTTCCTGCTGGGCCTGGGCGTGGACCGGTTCGTCGACTACACCCGGACGCCCGCCGAGGAGACCGTCCGCGATGTCGACCTGCTGATCGACACGGTCGGCGGTCCCGACGCGCACCGCCTGCTGCCCACCGTGCGGCGCGGCGGCCGGATCACGCCCGTCTTCCTGGGCGACTACCGCCCCGAGCGTGCCGCCGAACTCGGGATCAGCATCGAGGCCATACGGCAGGTCCGTTCCAGCGGCTCGGACCTCGCGGAGTTGGCCACCCTCATCGACGCCGGAAAGGTACGTGTCGCCATCGACAGCGTCTTTCCTCTGGAGGACGCGGCCGCGGCCCACACCCGCGCCGAACGGGGCCACCTCCAAGGCAAGATCGTCCTGAACGTCGAGAGCCACGGTCGTTCGGGGCAGTGA